The DNA segment CAAGGGCGGCAGGGGATGTTTTTTTCCAAAACTCGATCTTTTGGGCCGGATGGGTAGAAGCCCCACGCCTTGGCGGTTGGACCAAAGAGGGCTGCGACCGGTGTTCCCACGCCACAGGCAAGATGCATTGGGCCAGAGTCGCCTGTAACCAGGATGTCCGCTTCTTTGAGAAGAGCACATGTCTGTCTGAGGTCAGTCCGATTCGTGTAGTCTCGATTATCACCACCTCGAAGAGGCACGGCATCTCTGCCGGTTATGACCCAATTGATGCCTGATGCATCCAGGAGCTGTATCAGGGAGTTCCAGTGTTCTCTGGGCCACTGCTTGGCAGGGTGCGTGGCATAAGGATGCAGGGCGACAAGGGGGGCATTGGCAATTTTTTCGGTCAAAGTGCGGTGTGCATCCTTTTGTTCGTCATCAGTCAAATAGATTTCAGGGACGAGTTTGTCGGGAGTCGGCGGTTTTTCTCCCAAGGCCATGGCATACCTCTGGGGGACATTGGTCGCTTCGAGGATGCGGCGAAACCGTGACATGTGTGTTTTGTCATACAGCCTTCGGGTCATACCGAATTTAGGGTAACGTTGAACGGGACCCTTCCAGAAAAAAGAGAGTATTCTGGAGCGTAAGGTTCCGTGCAGGTCAATGAGACGGTGGCCTGTATATTCCGAGGCCAACTCTCTCGCCTGTCTGATCCAGGCTTTCGTGTTCAATGACTCATTGGGCAGCGTTCTTATTCCGGCGATCGCCGGATGGTTTTCAAGGAGTGAGGCGTTCATGACACGGGTGATAAAAATGAATGAATCACAGCGGGTTCTGTGCCAATGGGAAAGGACTCCAGTGGTTAATGCGACGTCCCCCATGTGACTGAGTCTGACTATGACTGCGGGTTTTTTACTCGTGCTTGATTTCATGACTCTGAGTTCGCCTCAAATGTCGCGGAAGTCAAGGCTGATGTGTGTTGCGCCATGTGTTTCCATCTGCTATATTTGACTATCCAGACTCCGGCATGAACCGGACTGGGTGAGGAAGTGAATAAATCAGATGTTACAACTCATTCTCGCAGTCGGCGTTGCCGTCTTCGTTTCCATGTTTTGCTCTGTAGCCGAGGCCGCACTGTATTCGCTCAGTTGGGCGGATATTGAAAAACTCAAGACCTCAGGGCGCAGGTCGGCAAAGGTTCTTCAAAAACTTCGCATGAATGTCGATGAGCCTATTACCGCCATCCTGACTCTGAATACATGTGCACATACGGCTGGCGCAGCTGTAGCAGGCTGGGCTTGGGCCAATTTGTATGGAGAAAAAACACTTTGGGCCTTTACAGTTGGCTTTACAGTAATTATTCTCATCTTCACAGAAATACTGCCCAAGACATTAGGGGTCATTTACAGTGACCGTATCGCTCCGCCTTTGGCCAGGCCTCTCAGTGGACTTGTCGTTCTTTTCATTCCTGTTATCCGGTTCATGAGAATTCTCTCAAGTATGGTAAGCAAGAAAGAGAAGGGAGGGCCGGACCATACAGAAGATGACATCAGGGCAATCGTGGCCCTGACACGTCGTTCCGGGTCCATCAAGCCGTATGAAGAGCAGTCCATTACCAATATACTGCTGCTGGATACGAAAACGGTGGAAGATATCATGACTCCCAGGACCGTGGTCTTTTCCATGCCTGGAGATTTGACGGTGGCAGAGGCGAGGGAAAAATATCCTGATTGGCCACATAGCCGCATCCCCGTCTACGATGAAGACCCGGAAGATGTGATCGGCGTAGTCTATAGAAGGTTGGTACTTGAAGCTCTGGCTGACGGACGTGACAATCTCAAGTTGAGTGACATTATGCGGCCAGTCCGCTTTGTCATGGAAACGATCACGCTTGATAAATTGTTGGTAAAATTTTTGGGGAGCAGGCTTCACCTCTGCGTTGTTCTCGACGAATATGGAGGAGTGGCCGGAGTCGTGACTTTGGAAGATGTTTTGGAAGAAATTTTGGGAAGCGAAATTGTTGACGAGACCGACAGAGTGGTGGATATGCGTGAGCTGGCCCGCCAACAGCGGAATGAGTTGGCAGGACGTCGCTTGGTAGACGGCGGAACGAACGACAAATAGAGTGCCCGGCGCACTAAGGATCAATCATGGCGAAAAGCAACGGTAAAACAGTATATGCGGTGGCTCTCATGCTCTTCCTGGGAGGGCTTGGCTATCTCATCTTCTCTGGACTGACCGAAGACAGTGTTTATTTTCTCAATGTCTCGGAAGCGTTGGCCGGTGATCGAACTCAAATCAAGCAGGCTCGCCTCTTCGGCAAAGTCTCTCCGGACGATCTTATCATAGCGGAAGGTAAGCTCGGGGCATCTTTTGACCTCATAGACAAGATGGAAGACGACAAATCCTTGCGTGTCGACTTCAAGGGGGCACTCCCCGATACTTTTGCGGATGATGCGGAAGTGATTGTGGAAGGTTCTTTTTCTCCTGATGGCGAGGTTTTTGTCGCTCGAACTTTGGTCACGAAGTGTCCGTCAAAATACGAGGAACAAAGCAGGGAGATGGAGTTGGAGAAGGACAAGAGGAAAAGTTAAGCCGATAGTGAAAAAATATTCACATGGTTGCATGGCTTTTCCGACTCATTCTATCACCAACTCGATTCGATCATGGTTTCGACCGTGCCAACGTACGGTCAGGCTGTAGACCAGCACGACGTATTTTTAAGGAGCACATATGCATTTGACCGGTTACGTGGGCCTGCTTTTTTCCTTGCTCGCCTTCCTTTTTCTCGCCATCTGGGCTGGTTTCGCCGCCTGGACACAAAAGGATGAATCCCTGATCCTTGTCGAAAGGGGGCAACTACTCGCCGGTTCCGGCGTTATTTTTTCTTCCCTGATCCTTCTTGTCGCCCTGACATCCCGAGACTATTCTTTTCAATACGTTTATGAAAATGTCGATAATGCGCTGGCGTTCGTCTATACCCTTACCGCATTTTGGGGTGGGCGCGAAGGGTCACTTCTCTTTTGGGAACTGGTTATCGCGCTTTCGGGAATGCTCTTTGTCTTTACCCCTGGCTATAAATTGCTTTCACCGAGAACCCGGCTATTCTTTTGGACGTTTTTTCTGGCCATTCAGGGGTTTTTCCTGCTCCTGCTGACCTGCTGGTCAAACCCGTTTATCGAAATGATCCCAGCCCCCAGTGACGGGCGGGGACTGAATCCATTGCTTCGTAATCCAGGCATGATTTTTCACCCCCCCTTGTTATTCCTCGGGTTTGCGGGGTATGCGATCCCTGCTGCGTGCGCACTTGCGGCATCCATTGCCGGGGAAAGCAAGTCCTGGATCAAGGTCTGTCGCAACTGGAATATCCTTTCCTGGGTTTTCCTGACCGCCGGAATTGTCCTCGGTGGCTGGTGGTCTTACATGGAGCTTGGATGGGGTGGTTACTGGGCTTGGGACCCCGTGGAAAACGCTTCGCTCATACCCTGGTTTGCCGGGACAGCGGTTCTGCATACATCCCTTATCGAGGCCAGACGGAATGCATTGCAACGCAGTAATGTTTTTCTGATGTCCATGACTTTTCTGCTCTGCGTGTTTTCAACATATCTGACCAGATCAGGTGTTATCGATTCCCTGCATTCCTTTGGAGAATCAGGCGTGGCTGTCCCCCTTTTCTGGGGCCAGATGGCTCTCCTTGTCATAACCTTGATGGTCACCTTCATGAGTGAACGTTTGACATACAGAACCCTTTCCGACTTTTTGAGTCGCCAGGGGATGCTTGTCATTACGGCCTGGTTTCTGCTCGCCCTTGGTGTGGTCGTCACTCTTGGAACCATGTGGCCGGTGATTAGTCAAATCTGGACGACCCAATCGATGGGCTTGGATGCCAATTTCTATAATCGAGTCTGTCTGCCGTTCATGTCTGTTTTGATTTTACTCTTCTGCTACTGTCCGTGGCTCGGCTGGAAAGGCGGCGTGCGCAACAAAATTGGTATTTCCATAGTATCCGGCGCACTTGTCATCGGTTTCTTCGGATTTTATGCCGCTGGTATCAGCAAACCACTTGCCACTCTGACTGCCGCAGCCTGCGTGGCCGCTCTTATCAGCATTGCGACCCTATTCATTCTGAATCCAGCCATGCGCAAGAGCCGTCGAGCATGGGGTACCTATGGAATACACCTTGGATTGGTGCTCATGGCACTGGGTATTGCCTTTTCAGGCCCGTACAAAATTGAGCATGAATTTGTCATGGAGCAGGGTGAAGTGGTGGAACTTGGCGGATACAAGATAAAATATGTCTCCATGTCCGAGGATAGCACCGAAGAACTTCGCGCTCGAGCCACAACAACACTTGAAGTGTCCAAAGGAGACACTCTTGTTGGTCTGATGCATCCAGACAAACGTATTTACAAGAACTTCGAAAAGCAGCAGTTCGCCGAAGTTTCCACGATCTTCAGTCTTGGCGATGAATTGTATTCGACATTGCTCGGGTTTACCGATCAGAGCAAGGCCAGCTTCAAGATCAGTGTCAACCCTCTGGTCAACTGGGTATGGATCGGTGGCACTATCATGTGCATCCTGCCTTTGCTGGTTCTGACCCGCATTCGCAAGCCGGAGGAAACCAACTAATGATCGGCGAGGAGAAACCACTCCTTACCGTGAAAAAGGCAGCCAAGTTTTACGGGAGCAAGTTGGTCTTCAAGGATATTAACTGCCATATCAAAGCTGGAGAGATCCTTTTGATAGCCGGTCCTAACGGTGCGGGAAAATCCACTCTGATGAGAATCATGGCAGGATTGTCACTTCCTTCGGCTGGAGAGGTCTCTTTGCACCTTGATTCTGAGGACATGGCGTATCTGGGGCATGCCACCTTTATTTATCCGGGATTATCTGCCCTTGCCAACCTTGCCTTCTGGGGAACAATGTACGGTCTTTCCCCGTTACGGGAAGAGTTAATGGCTTTGCTCCAGCGGGTTGGTCTTGAACGTGCCGCAGAAGAGAAGGCCGGTTCTTTTTCGCGAGGTATGGCCCAGCGGTTGAACCTTGCCCGTATCTATCTTGTCGAACCGAAGCTCATTTTTCTTGATGAGCCTGGGACCGGACTGGACCCGAAATCCTTGGCTACATTACGCCGGGAGATAGCTGGTTTCAGGGATAGCGGGACCAGTGTTGTCTGGATCAGTCATCACGTATTGGAAGATGCCGCTTTGGCGGATACGGTTCTGTCCATTGGCAATAAAAAAGTCGAATACTTCGGTCCTGCCTCCCGGTTTGCGTTGGAGGCGGCGAAGTGCTGAAAAGAACGTACGCCTTTACTTCCAAGGATCTGAGACTTTCTCTGTCGGGTGGCCAGGGGCTCGTGCAGGCAGTCCTCCTCGGCTTATTGCTCATTTTCATGTTTTCTCTTTCCAAGCCGATGGGGGGGCTCGTTTCACCCCAGGCGGCTGGTGCCATTTTTTGGCTTGCCTCCGCGTTTGGTTTGGTATTGGTCTTCAACGATCTTTTTGCCATAGAAGAAGTCAACGGCGCGCGTATCGGTGTGCTCTCGTCACCCGCCCCTGTTCACGCAGTCTGGATAGGCAAAGGTGTGGCCGGTTTGAGTTTGCTGTTGATTTCACAGCTAGTCTTCCTGCCTGCGACGATCGCCTTCCTTGGGCAGGTCATTTATGGACCTTGGTGGCTGATATGTGTGACATTAGTTGGTGCTGATATCGGGCTGGTTGTGATCGGTGCTTTGCTGGGGGCACTCAGTCAGGGGCAGGCTGCGCGGGAGTCTCTCTTGTCTGTCATTGTGTTCCCGCTTCTTTTGCCGGTTTTATTGGCTGGAATTTCCTTGTTTGGCATGTGCTTTGATCCTGGTGTGGCCGAGGGGTGCGACAAATGGCTCGGCCTGATCTTTGCCTTTGATTGTCTTTTCGCCGGGGCCGGACTTTTCCTGTTCCCGTTTGTCTACAGTGGGGAAGAGTAGATATGAAAGTTAAAATTCTTGCTGTGTTGGCAGGCATTGGGTTGCTTGTTCACCAGTATTTCATCTGGTTTTATGCGCCGATCGCCCAGTCCGGTTTGGTGCAGAAGATTTTTTATATGCATCTGCCGTGTTCATGGTGGGCGCTTGTGAGTTTTTTCGTCGTTTTTGTCGCTTCCATTCTTTATCTGTTCAAACGCGATGAAGTCTTTGACCGGGTGGCCGGTGCAGCTGCGGAGGTGGGAGTCCTCTTTGCTTCCTTGGCCTTGTTGACCGGATCTGTCTGGGCGCGCGCGGAATGGGGTCATTGGTGGTTATGGGACCCAAAACTGACGACGGCTCTGATCATGTGGTATGTCTATGCCGGGTATTTAGTGCTCCGCAACACTCCTATGGGCAGAGATCGCAAGGCGCTGGTGTGCGCTGTGCTGGGTATAGTCGCTTTTCTAGATGTTCCTCTGGTCTTTTTTTCTGCAAAATTGTGGGGAAGTGCCCATCCTGATGGATTGGCACGGAAAAGCTCAGGAATGGAGGTTCGTATGTGGCATACCGTTTTTACTGGGCTTGCCGCTTTTGGCTTTGTCTGGGGTGCCATGCTTTTGAGCCGGGTCAAGCAGTTGGCGCACCACGCCCGTCTGGAAGCCTTGTTTGTTTGGGATGATGAATAGTCGTAAAAGAACTCAATGAAGGATATAACATGTCTGCAATTACCTACCTGTTCATAGCCAACTGCGCGGTTTGGCTCGGTGTGGCCGGTTATCTCATTTTTCTGGCTTCCAAATCCTGTGGCCTGGAAAAACGCATGCAGCAGCTTGAGCTTTTAGGAGATGAGAATGATCGCTAATAGTGCTGAATTGGGACGTAAGGTGGTTTTGCTGACGGTGTTCGTGGCCGTCGCTGCCATGTTCGTGACGAGTTTCAATTATCGGATGAACCATCCCAATCTGTTTGTTCAGGTTCAAGCTGCCCATACGGCAGATGATGGTCATGATCATGGAGATCAGCCGGTTCCTCCTCCGGGAATGGGTGGCTCCATGTCTCAGGTGAAGGAATTCATGGATAGGGTTGAAAAGAACCCAGATGATGTTGACGCGCTGGTCAACCTCGGAAAAGCATTTCTCATGATGCGGGCCTGGGATCGCGCCATTGACCCTCTGGAAAAGGCTCAGTCTCTTCAGCCTGAGAATACAGAAGTGCTCAAGGCATTAGGTATTGCGCACTTCAATAAAGAGGATTTTACCAAAGCCTCTGCTGCTTATGATGCAATCCTCAGGATCACGCCTGAAGATAGTCTCGCTTTGTTCAATCAAGGGGTTATTTTCAAATATTATTTTGAAAAACCCGGTGAAGCCAGAAAGTACTTCGAAAAAATACTGGCTACAGAAAAGAATGACGAACAGATGCGAAAGATGGCCGAGCAGGAGCTGGAGAAGTAAAATATCGAGCAATGCCGAAATGTTGACGTATGTGGTCAGTGTGGATGGTATATTGACAAGTTCTTTAAAATAAATACAATGCTTCATTCCATTTGAAACTCCGTGGGGAGACGGGGCAGATGGATAACCGTTTTGTGTTTGTCTGTGAGCAGTCTAACTGTTGGAACCTTATACATTTTAGGAGAGGAAGTATGAGAAAACTGCATCTGATCGCGTTGTGCATAGCGATGGTCGCCTTGTTGGCGGCATGCGGCGGCGAAGAAAAAAAAGGTGAAGAAAAAAAAGCTGAAGCTCCGGCTCCGGCAGCCAAATTGGTCCTTGGTGTCGCTGGTGCTCATTCTGGAGATTTGGCATCATATGGCTTGCCGAGCGTCAATGCAGCCAAACTGGTGGCCGCCAAGTTCAATGCCGCAGGTGGTGTGAATGGTGCCATGGTGGAAGTTGCTGCACAGGATGACCAGTGCAAGCCCGAGTTGGCTACCAATGCCGCTACCAAGATGGTTTCCGATGACGTCAAGATAGTGCTCGGCCACATTTGCTCCGGTGCGACCAAGGCCGCTTTGCCCATCTATCTTGAGTCGAAGATTGTTCTCATGTCTCCCTCTGCCACTAATCCGCCGTTGACTCAGTCCGGCGATTATCCGAATTTTTTCCGTACTATCGCACCTGATGATGCGCAGGCTTCTCTTGAAGTTGCCTTTGCCAAGGGCCTTGGCCTCAAAAAGATCGCCGTCATTCATGACAAGGGCGACTACGGTAAGGGTTTCGCTTCCTTCTGCAAGACATTCATTGAGCAGGAAGAGGGTATTGATGTTGTTTTGTTTGAAGGCGTGACGCCGGGCGCAGTGGATTATTCAGCTGTTGTGCAGAAGATCAAAAGCTCTGGTGCCGATGGAGTCATTTTCGGTGGCTATCATCCTGAAGCTTCCAAGATCGTCTCCGGCATGCGCAAGAAGAATCTTGAAGTTCCTTTCCTTTCCGATGATGGTGTGAAGGACGAAACATTCATCAAGGTTGCAGGCAAGTACGCTGAAGGCGTCTACGCTACCGGTCCCATGGATTTCTCCAGCAATCCGATTTACCAGGAAGCTGTTGCTGCCCATAAGGCCGAATTCGGCGCTGATCCCGGCCCCTTCTTTCCTGAAGCATACTCCGCTGCCATGGCGCTGCTGACAGCTGTCCAGAATGCTGGTGGCACAGACTACGACAAAGTCACTGAAGCACTGCGTACTCAGTATGTTGATACCGCTGTTGGCAAGATCAAGTTCGATGCCAAGGGTGACGCGGAAGGTGTCGGCTTCTCTGTTTATCAGGTTCGTGATGGCCAGTACGTAGAAGTCAAGTAGTCTCTCTGGAATAATTACTCTCGGCCAGGGGACAGGGTGTAACCTGTCCCCTGGCATTATTTAATGTATGGGAATATAATCCTATGGAATATTTTCTGGAACTGCTTGTTGGTGGATTGACCCGAGGCAGCATCTACGCGCTCATAGCCTTGGGCTACACCATGGTTTACGGCATCATCGAGTTGATTAACTTTGCGCATGGTGAAATATACATGATTGGTGCTTTTACCGGCCTTATCGCTGCGGGATTGCTGACCATGCTCGGGTTTCCAGGACCTGCGATACTTGCTATCGCCCTTGTGTGCGCGGTGATATGGGCTGCAGCCTATGGATATACCATCGAGAAAGTGGCTTACAAACCCCTTCGGGGCGCACCTCGCCTTTCTCCACTTATTTCTGCAATCGGTATGTCCATTTTTTTGCAGAATTATGTCATGTTGGCTCAAACTTCGGATTTCCTTTCTTTCCCGGAGCTTATCCCTGAATTTGACTTTATGAAGGGAGCAGGCTCCATGCTCAGTTCTTCTGAACTTGTCATCGTTGCCGCGACAGTGCTTGTCTGCATCGGCCTGACCTTGTTCATCAAGTTTACCAAACTTGGCAAGGCCATGCGTGCCACTGCTCAGAACAGAAAAATGGCCCTGCTGGTCGGCATCAATGTCGACATGGTGATTTCTGCAACTTTTGTCCTTGGGTCCAGCTTGGCTGCTGTCGGTGGTGTCCTGATTGCTTCCCATATTGGGCAAATAAATTACTTCATCGGATTTATTGCAGGTATCAAGGCTTTTACAGCCGCAGTCCTTGGTGGGATTGGGTCAATTCCCGGCGCCATGCTCGGAGCTTTGGTCCTTGGTCTGACAGAGGCTTTTGCCACAGGGTATGTCTCTTCAGACTATGAAGATGTGTTCGCATTCTGCTTGCTCGTCCTCATCTTGATTTTCCGTCCCTCAGGGATCATGGGTAAGGAAAAGGTTCAGAAGGT comes from the Pseudodesulfovibrio piezophilus C1TLV30 genome and includes:
- a CDS encoding ABC transporter ATP-binding protein; translated protein: MIGEEKPLLTVKKAAKFYGSKLVFKDINCHIKAGEILLIAGPNGAGKSTLMRIMAGLSLPSAGEVSLHLDSEDMAYLGHATFIYPGLSALANLAFWGTMYGLSPLREELMALLQRVGLERAAEEKAGSFSRGMAQRLNLARIYLVEPKLIFLDEPGTGLDPKSLATLRREIAGFRDSGTSVVWISHHVLEDAALADTVLSIGNKKVEYFGPASRFALEAAKC
- a CDS encoding branched-chain amino acid ABC transporter permease; protein product: MEYFLELLVGGLTRGSIYALIALGYTMVYGIIELINFAHGEIYMIGAFTGLIAAGLLTMLGFPGPAILAIALVCAVIWAAAYGYTIEKVAYKPLRGAPRLSPLISAIGMSIFLQNYVMLAQTSDFLSFPELIPEFDFMKGAGSMLSSSELVIVAATVLVCIGLTLFIKFTKLGKAMRATAQNRKMALLVGINVDMVISATFVLGSSLAAVGGVLIASHIGQINYFIGFIAGIKAFTAAVLGGIGSIPGAMLGALVLGLTEAFATGYVSSDYEDVFAFCLLVLILIFRPSGIMGKEKVQKV
- a CDS encoding tetratricopeptide repeat protein, whose protein sequence is MIANSAELGRKVVLLTVFVAVAAMFVTSFNYRMNHPNLFVQVQAAHTADDGHDHGDQPVPPPGMGGSMSQVKEFMDRVEKNPDDVDALVNLGKAFLMMRAWDRAIDPLEKAQSLQPENTEVLKALGIAHFNKEDFTKASAAYDAILRITPEDSLALFNQGVIFKYYFEKPGEARKYFEKILATEKNDEQMRKMAEQELEK
- a CDS encoding CcmD family protein, with the translated sequence MSAITYLFIANCAVWLGVAGYLIFLASKSCGLEKRMQQLELLGDENDR
- a CDS encoding glycosyltransferase family 9 protein, which translates into the protein MKSSTSKKPAVIVRLSHMGDVALTTGVLSHWHRTRCDSFIFITRVMNASLLENHPAIAGIRTLPNESLNTKAWIRQARELASEYTGHRLIDLHGTLRSRILSFFWKGPVQRYPKFGMTRRLYDKTHMSRFRRILEATNVPQRYAMALGEKPPTPDKLVPEIYLTDDEQKDAHRTLTEKIANAPLVALHPYATHPAKQWPREHWNSLIQLLDASGINWVITGRDAVPLRGGDNRDYTNRTDLRQTCALLKEADILVTGDSGPMHLACGVGTPVAALFGPTAKAWGFYPSGPKDRVLEKNIPCRPCSLHGSRECPEGFDCLSGISPKEVFATVLQMTGHAV
- a CDS encoding cytochrome c maturation protein CcmE, which codes for MAKSNGKTVYAVALMLFLGGLGYLIFSGLTEDSVYFLNVSEALAGDRTQIKQARLFGKVSPDDLIIAEGKLGASFDLIDKMEDDKSLRVDFKGALPDTFADDAEVIVEGSFSPDGEVFVARTLVTKCPSKYEEQSREMELEKDKRKS
- the ccsA gene encoding cytochrome c biogenesis protein CcsA, which encodes MKVKILAVLAGIGLLVHQYFIWFYAPIAQSGLVQKIFYMHLPCSWWALVSFFVVFVASILYLFKRDEVFDRVAGAAAEVGVLFASLALLTGSVWARAEWGHWWLWDPKLTTALIMWYVYAGYLVLRNTPMGRDRKALVCAVLGIVAFLDVPLVFFSAKLWGSAHPDGLARKSSGMEVRMWHTVFTGLAAFGFVWGAMLLSRVKQLAHHARLEALFVWDDE
- a CDS encoding hemolysin family protein, which translates into the protein MLQLILAVGVAVFVSMFCSVAEAALYSLSWADIEKLKTSGRRSAKVLQKLRMNVDEPITAILTLNTCAHTAGAAVAGWAWANLYGEKTLWAFTVGFTVIILIFTEILPKTLGVIYSDRIAPPLARPLSGLVVLFIPVIRFMRILSSMVSKKEKGGPDHTEDDIRAIVALTRRSGSIKPYEEQSITNILLLDTKTVEDIMTPRTVVFSMPGDLTVAEAREKYPDWPHSRIPVYDEDPEDVIGVVYRRLVLEALADGRDNLKLSDIMRPVRFVMETITLDKLLVKFLGSRLHLCVVLDEYGGVAGVVTLEDVLEEILGSEIVDETDRVVDMRELARQQRNELAGRRLVDGGTNDK
- a CDS encoding heme exporter protein CcmB, translated to MLKRTYAFTSKDLRLSLSGGQGLVQAVLLGLLLIFMFSLSKPMGGLVSPQAAGAIFWLASAFGLVLVFNDLFAIEEVNGARIGVLSSPAPVHAVWIGKGVAGLSLLLISQLVFLPATIAFLGQVIYGPWWLICVTLVGADIGLVVIGALLGALSQGQAARESLLSVIVFPLLLPVLLAGISLFGMCFDPGVAEGCDKWLGLIFAFDCLFAGAGLFLFPFVYSGEE
- a CDS encoding branched-chain amino acid ABC transporter substrate-binding protein; its protein translation is MRKLHLIALCIAMVALLAACGGEEKKGEEKKAEAPAPAAKLVLGVAGAHSGDLASYGLPSVNAAKLVAAKFNAAGGVNGAMVEVAAQDDQCKPELATNAATKMVSDDVKIVLGHICSGATKAALPIYLESKIVLMSPSATNPPLTQSGDYPNFFRTIAPDDAQASLEVAFAKGLGLKKIAVIHDKGDYGKGFASFCKTFIEQEEGIDVVLFEGVTPGAVDYSAVVQKIKSSGADGVIFGGYHPEASKIVSGMRKKNLEVPFLSDDGVKDETFIKVAGKYAEGVYATGPMDFSSNPIYQEAVAAHKAEFGADPGPFFPEAYSAAMALLTAVQNAGGTDYDKVTEALRTQYVDTAVGKIKFDAKGDAEGVGFSVYQVRDGQYVEVK
- a CDS encoding heme lyase CcmF/NrfE family subunit; this encodes MHLTGYVGLLFSLLAFLFLAIWAGFAAWTQKDESLILVERGQLLAGSGVIFSSLILLVALTSRDYSFQYVYENVDNALAFVYTLTAFWGGREGSLLFWELVIALSGMLFVFTPGYKLLSPRTRLFFWTFFLAIQGFFLLLLTCWSNPFIEMIPAPSDGRGLNPLLRNPGMIFHPPLLFLGFAGYAIPAACALAASIAGESKSWIKVCRNWNILSWVFLTAGIVLGGWWSYMELGWGGYWAWDPVENASLIPWFAGTAVLHTSLIEARRNALQRSNVFLMSMTFLLCVFSTYLTRSGVIDSLHSFGESGVAVPLFWGQMALLVITLMVTFMSERLTYRTLSDFLSRQGMLVITAWFLLALGVVVTLGTMWPVISQIWTTQSMGLDANFYNRVCLPFMSVLILLFCYCPWLGWKGGVRNKIGISIVSGALVIGFFGFYAAGISKPLATLTAAACVAALISIATLFILNPAMRKSRRAWGTYGIHLGLVLMALGIAFSGPYKIEHEFVMEQGEVVELGGYKIKYVSMSEDSTEELRARATTTLEVSKGDTLVGLMHPDKRIYKNFEKQQFAEVSTIFSLGDELYSTLLGFTDQSKASFKISVNPLVNWVWIGGTIMCILPLLVLTRIRKPEETN